The sequence TGCTGCGCAACCGGCGGCATCCGCCGGTGTCCCCAGCCAGTCCCAAGGGCCAGCCGGGGCTGTCCCCGGGCCAGACCCACCGCGCCGTCTGGCCCGCCGGCCTGATCCTGTTGGCGGCGGCCTACGCCGTGGCGGCGATGGGATCGGTGCCCAGCGTGTTCTACGAGCCGCTGCTGCTCAGCCAGCGCTTCGGCGCCGGACCGGTGGCGGACAGCCACGGCCTGGCGATCTTCGGGGCCGGTGCCATGGGCGGCTCCCTGCTGGTGGTGTGTTTGCCGCGCGCCTGGGCCACCCGGCACTGTCTGGTGGGGGTGGCCCTGGCCGGGGTGGCGGCGGCGGCCCTGTTCGCCTGGGGAGAGAGCCAGGAGCTGGTGGTGCTGGGCTCCTTTCTGCTGGGTTGCTGGACCTGGATGATCGTGAGCCTCACCCACCTGCGCATCCACGACTTCGTCCCCAGCCAGGCGCACCGCCGCTGCTGGGCCACCTGCACCCTGCTCTATGGCCTGGGCCTGATGCTGGTCTCCTTCGCCAGCTCCGGCCTGGCCAGCAGCAACCTGCAGCTGGTGCTGGTGATCTGTTTGGGCCTGATCCTCCTGCACGCCGTGCTCGAGCTGGTGCAGTGCCGCGCTCCAGCCCTGCCGGATCAGGGGCTCCCGCTCAGGACGGCAGGGGATCGGTGAGCCAGAGCTGGGTGTCGCCGCCGATGGCGCCGCTGGGGCGGGCCAGCCGCCAGCTCTCGCCCCGCTCGCCGCGCTGCAGGTAGAGCTCGAAGGGGCTGTCCACCCGCACCCGGTCCCCCGGCAGACGCCAGTCGAAGCTGCCGCTGAGCCGCAGGCCGCGGGCCTCGCCGATCGCCACCGCCTGCTGCTCACTCACCCGCACCCGGCTCACCTCCGGAACGCCGTCGGGCTCAAGACCCAGCGACTGGGCAATCGACCCCTGGGTGAGCTGGATCTGCAGGGCCAGGGCGCTCAGCAGCACCCCCCGGGGCGGCTGGCCGACGCCGCCGCAGCCGCTGATCGGCAACAGCAGCAGCAGGCAGAGCAGCGGTGAGAGCAGCGGTGGCAGCAGCCGCTGGGCAAGGGTCCGCAGGGCGGGCAGCATGGGGGCGGTTTCACTTCCCCCATGATCGGCTGGCTGCAAGGGGACATCACCGATCCGTGGCAGCACGACAAGCGCTGCGGCCTGCTGCTGGTCTGCGGCGGCGTGGGCTACGAGGTGCAGGT is a genomic window of Cyanobium sp. NS01 containing:
- a CDS encoding YbfB/YjiJ family MFS transporter, with protein sequence MTTRTELGIGEDVLAGTCAIAIGIGLARFDFSILAKQMATAGWIDTASIGDLSGGNLIGCFHQSRLRRHQHVLGVIALALVLTVVSMLAEGFWSSTGSQAVWRFVGGWAAAQLMTGVPSLALRRVPARQLRLSTAIVMGGAGLGGLLGALAVGLFAPSSPRLAWILLAGLSLLLSLPIVALLLRNRRHPPVSPASPKGQPGLSPGQTHRAVWPAGLILLAAAYAVAAMGSVPSVFYEPLLLSQRFGAGPVADSHGLAIFGAGAMGGSLLVVCLPRAWATRHCLVGVALAGVAAAALFAWGESQELVVLGSFLLGCWTWMIVSLTHLRIHDFVPSQAHRRCWATCTLLYGLGLMLVSFASSGLASSNLQLVLVICLGLILLHAVLELVQCRAPALPDQGLPLRTAGDR